The Pyrus communis chromosome 12, drPyrComm1.1, whole genome shotgun sequence genomic sequence GCCGCCGCTCTTCAGGCGCTGCAGGGCCGCTTCTACAATGGTCGCCCCATAATCGCCGACTTCTCGCCGGTGACCGACTTTCGCGAAGCCACGTGCCGCCAGTTCGAGGAGAACAGCTGCAACCGGGGGGGATATTGTAATTTCATGCACGTCAAGCTGATTGGGAGGGAGCTCAGGAGGAGGCTCTTCGGGAGATACCGGGGCTACAGAATAAGCCGGAGCCGGAGCCGGAGTTTGAGCccaaggcatcggagcagggaCTACGATAAGTACgataagagagagagggactaTCGGGACCGTGATTATCGCGGGAATGGGCGACGGAGCAAGGACAGTTACGACAGGGACCGTGACAGAGACGGTGGTAGGAGAAGACACGGCAGCAGTCCTAGGCGGAGCAGGAGCAGGAGCCCCGTGGCGGTGAGGGAAGGCAGCGAGGAACGGAGAGCGAGGATTGAGCAGTGGAATCGAGAAAGGGAGGAGAAGCAGTGAGTGATATGAAAGCGCATTGGCATTGGGATTTTTCATTTGGATTGGTTGATTTGATGGGTAAATCTTTCTGTATCTGTGTCAATTAAAACTCAAATGTATTACTGTCAGTTctcttgtttggttgtttagATTGATTA encodes the following:
- the LOC137710669 gene encoding splicing factor U2af small subunit B-like; translated protein: MAEHLASIFGTEKDRVNCPFYFKIGACRHGDRCSRLHNRPTISPTLLLSNMYQRPDMITPGVDSQGQPLDPRKIQEHFEDFYEDIFEELTKFGEIESLNVCDNLADHMIGNVYVQFKEEDQAAAALQALQGRFYNGRPIIADFSPVTDFREATCRQFEENSCNRGGYCNFMHVKLIGRELRRRLFGRYRGYRISRSRSRSLSPRHRSRDYDKYDKRERDYRDRDYRGNGRRSKDSYDRDRDRDGGRRRHGSSPRRSRSRSPVAVREGSEERRARIEQWNREREEKQ